The Cytophagia bacterium CHB2 genome segment ACTCTTGATATGATTCAAGATTTCGCTGGCATAGGCAAAACGCAGCATGGACTGCGCCTCCTCCTCGCCAATGCCGCGCGAACGCAAATAGAACACCGAATCTTCATCGAGCTGGCCGATGCTCGCGCCGTGACTGCACTTCACATCGTCCGCGAAAATCTCCAACTGCGGCTTGGTGTTGATGACGGCGTCGTTCGACAGCAGCAGGCATTGATTCTGCTGATAGGCGTTCGTCTTCTGCGCATCCTGATGCACCATCACTTTGCCGTTGAACACGCCGTGCGCTTTGTCCGTGAGAATTCCTTTGTAAAATTCATTGCTCGGACAGTTCGGCATAAGATGATCGATCAGCGTATGATTGTCGATGAGTTGTTCGCCGGCGCCGAAATAAAATCCGTACAAATTTCCTTCGCAATGCTCGGCGCGCAACCGCAGATTGAAATTATTGCGCACGAGCTTGCCGCCGAGATCGATGCTTACCGAGGTGTAAACGCTATCGCGCGCCAGTTCCACTTCGCGTGCGGCAATATGATAAGCTTTACGGCTTTCGTTTTGCAACCGGACGTGTTCGACTACGGCATTTTTTTCGAGCACGATTTCCGAGACGATGTTGTTGAGATACACGTCCTGGTTGAGACTGCCGTAGGTTTCGACAATCTGAACCTGACTACCTTCGCCCGCCAAAATCAAATTGCGCGGATGCGCCAGAAAGGAGGCTTTATCCTCGCCGGCGGAGAGATAGAGCAGGTGAATCGGCTCAGTGATTGCGAGATTGCGCGGCACACGAATAAATGCGCCGTCCAAGGCAAAAGCGGTATTGAGCGCAACAAAGGTTTCTTTTTCATACTCGGCATATTGCGCCAGGTATTTGCCTGCCAGCTCAGGATCACGCTTGAGCGCTTGCGCCAAACTCTCCACCACCAGGCCTTTGGCCTGTGACACCAGGCGCGACAATGCCGGCGCGAATTGGCCATTCACAAAAACCAGCAGGTTTTGTTCGACTTCGGGAATTTCGAACTTGGCCGCCGTACTCGCTGTGATCTTCACCGGCTGATGCAGCAGCTTGAATTTGTGCTCCAGCATCGGCGCCAGGTTGGTATACTTCCACTCTTCGTTGCGCACGGTCGGAAAGCCCAATTCGGAAAAACGCGAAATGGCGTCGCGGCGAGTTTCGTGAAACGGCAATGCCGTTCCGCCGTTGAGCTTGCTCTCAAAAAAATCGAAGTTGGAAAGATACCACGCCTTGGCCTCGGTATGTTGCACCATCTTGGATTCCATTTTAAATGCTCAATCTTGTATTGAAATAAAATCAAAAAACACTTATCCACAGCAGGTCGATTCGCATTGCTGTTGGCGCCTATTTTTCAACAGAGGCGTGTTCACGCGGCTTCCGCTTCCAAAACTTCATCTTTGACCCAATCATAGCCATGCTCTTCAAGCTTCAGCGCCAATTCTTTGTCACCGGACTCGGCGATGCGGCCTTGCACCAGCACATGCACGAAATCCGGAACGATGTAATTCAGCAAGCGTTGATAGTGCGTGACCACGATCACCGCATTGTCTTTGCTGCGCAGCTTGTTCACGCCATTGGCAACGACGCGCAGCGCGTCGATATCCAAACCGGAATCAGTCTCATCGAGAATGGCGAGCCTGGGCTCCAGCATCGCCATTTGAAAAATCTCATTGCGCTTTTTTTCGCCGCCGGAAAACCCCTCGTTCACCGCGCGGCTGAGCAATTTATCGTCCATGTTTACCAGCCGCATCTTGGCCTTCATCATGGTGAGAAATTCCATCGCGTCGATTTGCGGCTGGCCGCGATACTCGCGAATGTCATTGATCGCGGTTTTGAGAAAATTCGCCATGGTCACGCCCGGAATTTCGACGGGGTATTGAAACGCCATGAACACGCCTTCGCGGGCGCGATCTTCGGGCGACATGTCCAGCAAATTTTTGCCGTTGAAAATCACTTCACCGCCGTCAACCTCATAACCCTCGCGGCCGGAGAGAACATTTGCCAGCGTGCTTTTGCCGGAGCCGTTCGGGCCCATGATGGCATGCACTTCGCCGGCTTTCACTTCCAAATCAAGCCCGCGCAAAATTTTGTTGCCATTAACCGATACTTCCAAATCCTTGATGCTTAACATGCTTTGACTTCCCTGAAATATGTTCTTGCTTACGCCTTCAGTAACATCAGTACAGTGTTGCCTTGGAAAATATGTCCACCTTCAGCCCTGTCATGCTGCAAGGATCTTGAGAAGTTCTTGGGCCATTCCCGGGTACTTCACATGATTCGTCAAATGACATTTCGAGGGCGCTACTCTAGCAAATTAAGGTAACCGTGTACTGACAATTGTGACAGAGAAAAATCAACCAACGCTGCCTTCCAGGCTGATGGCCAGCAGCTTCTGCGCTTCCACCGCGAACTCCATCGGCAATTCCTTGAACACTTCCTTGCAATAACCGTTTACGATCAGAGCCACGGCATTCTCCATCGAGATGCCGCGCTGGTGGCAATAAAACAATTGATCTTCGCCGATTTTCGAAGTGGTGGCCTCGTGTTCGATTTTGGCGGTTTTGTTGTTGACTTCAAGATACGGAAACGTGTGCGCGC includes the following:
- the sufD gene encoding Fe-S cluster assembly protein SufD, producing the protein MESKMVQHTEAKAWYLSNFDFFESKLNGGTALPFHETRRDAISRFSELGFPTVRNEEWKYTNLAPMLEHKFKLLHQPVKITASTAAKFEIPEVEQNLLVFVNGQFAPALSRLVSQAKGLVVESLAQALKRDPELAGKYLAQYAEYEKETFVALNTAFALDGAFIRVPRNLAITEPIHLLYLSAGEDKASFLAHPRNLILAGEGSQVQIVETYGSLNQDVYLNNIVSEIVLEKNAVVEHVRLQNESRKAYHIAAREVELARDSVYTSVSIDLGGKLVRNNFNLRLRAEHCEGNLYGFYFGAGEQLIDNHTLIDHLMPNCPSNEFYKGILTDKAHGVFNGKVMVHQDAQKTNAYQQNQCLLLSNDAVINTKPQLEIFADDVKCSHGASIGQLDEDSVFYLRSRGIGEEEAQSMLRFAYASEILNHIKSPGIRVHVENLVNAAFRASQKM
- the sufC gene encoding Fe-S cluster assembly ATPase SufC, which codes for MLSIKDLEVSVNGNKILRGLDLEVKAGEVHAIMGPNGSGKSTLANVLSGREGYEVDGGEVIFNGKNLLDMSPEDRAREGVFMAFQYPVEIPGVTMANFLKTAINDIREYRGQPQIDAMEFLTMMKAKMRLVNMDDKLLSRAVNEGFSGGEKKRNEIFQMAMLEPRLAILDETDSGLDIDALRVVANGVNKLRSKDNAVIVVTHYQRLLNYIVPDFVHVLVQGRIAESGDKELALKLEEHGYDWVKDEVLEAEAA